The DNA window AAATTCTTGACATGTAGCACGTGTCAGGGATGTTACTGATGCTATGAATTTCTAACACGTCCCATGCATTCTTCCCCACAGATGTGTCGCAGCAGGTCCAGGACAGCCTCCAGAGCATGCTGAAGATGACGGGCGAGATCGAGCAGTGCAGTGACGAGATCGAGGTGGAGATCGAGCAGGCCAAGGAGGGCGTGGCTGACAAGTGCAGGGTGctcgaggaggagaaggaaaggttccAGAAGGTGGCACTCGCAGCGCTCAACATCCTGAGCGGCGGCATCTGAAGCCTGCACCACCTTGATGTCAACAAAGACAATCCTGATAACTGCCCCGCTCTGTAGATCACCGTTCATGTGCAAGCCTATTAATGAACCGCTAGTTGTACTCCTCCATATGTGACTGTTGCCAATTGTCAGTTCGTCACAAGTGTTAGCCACCATTCTTTTGCTTGGCCTGTCAGCCACTCGGATCAAAGTGTGGTGGCAGTAGCAATAGTAGTACTAGTTTGTTCAGGATGGCTTTTTCAGTGAAGCAGAGCATAGCCCTATTGTTAGAGTACGTGATGGGCCTAAcgggcccgttagtcttagggttaattagagataagagtcgcttgcttaggggtcaagtaagccttgcttgggagtcaagtaaacctctctatataaagagaggagatgtaccaatctaatcaagcaagaattaagaaggaaatcccttccatcttgcccggccgtgggcaaaaggcccccggccggccctctcgcgccctccttctagcagcgccataacagttTGGTATCTAGAGACCTCGTTCCGATCATGTCGCtgccgccaccatcgccaccgttGCCCAGCGGCACCACCGCGCCGATGACGACGCCGCCGATCCTCACCGCGCCAGTGACATCCGCAAGGACCTCGCTGGCGGGCCCCGTCTCCACCACGGCCCCGCTCACGCCGCCGTCCCCGGGCGCGTCCACACCACCACCGGC is part of the Triticum dicoccoides isolate Atlit2015 ecotype Zavitan unplaced genomic scaffold, WEW_v2.0 scaffold62047, whole genome shotgun sequence genome and encodes:
- the LOC119347268 gene encoding uncharacterized protein LOC119347268, coding for ISNTSHAFFPTDVSQQVQDSLQSMLKMTGEIEQCSDEIEVEIEQAKEGVADKCRVLEEEKERFQKVALAALNILSGGI